A section of the Xiphias gladius isolate SHS-SW01 ecotype Sanya breed wild chromosome 10, ASM1685928v1, whole genome shotgun sequence genome encodes:
- the cdca4 gene encoding cell division cycle-associated protein 4 — protein sequence MFPKGTKRKFSDSGEEPVSNGDQGQVASSAAARTLSSSYSLQRQSLLDMSLIKLQLCHMLVEPNLCRSVLIANTVRQIQEEMTQDGTWQIMTQALAAAQCPADRLVATEVLCRQTDAAAQAGQSPKPFSVVGLEEGYHSEEVVMEGDVETEVTMSTLSPVSPQLSSASYLAGPFGMGPCWEEEEEDGECEEDEEEDSEECVSEGEEGDRDHLSADSRTGEQVFGTFEIKHPAPPPDPALEELFSDVDPSYYDLDTVLTGMQSTPKMGPYDLLESLSSHGPTALSSSSSCRSDLNELDHIMEIIVGS from the coding sequence ATGTTCCCGAAGGGCACCAAGCGCAAGTTCTCAGACTCCGGGGAGGAGCCCGTCTCCAACGGCGACCAGGGCCAGGTGGCATCATCTGCGGCGGCTCGGACGCTGTCGTCCTCCTACAGCCTGCAGCGGCAGTCGCTGCTTGACATGTCGCTGATTaagctgcagctctgccacATGCTGGTGGAGCCCAACTTGTGCCGCTCTGTGCTCATCGCTAACACGGTGCGGCAGATCCAGGAGGAGATGACCCAGGACGGCACCTGGCAGATAATGACCCAGGCCCTGGCAGCTGCCCAGTGTCCTGCCGACCGCCTGGTGGCCACTGAGGTGCTGTGCCGGCAGACGGATGCGGCGGCTCAGGCCGGGCAGAGCCCCAAACCCTTCTCAGTGGTCGGTCTGGAGGAAGGCTACCATTCTGAGGAGGTGGTGATGGAGGGAGACGTGGAGACAGAGGTCACCATGTCCACCTTGTCGCCCGTCTCCCCCCAGCTGTCCTCCGCCTCTTACCTGGCAGGACCCTTTGGCATGGGGCCTTGctgggaggaggaagaggaagacggTGAGTGCgaggaggacgaagaggaggacAGCGAGGAGTGTGTGtcggagggagaggagggagaccGGGACCACCTGAGCGCAGACTCCAGGACAGGGGAGCAGGTTTTTGGGACTTTTGAGATCAAGCACCCGGCGCCGCCCCCTGACCCAGCGCTCGAGGAACTGTTTTCAGACGTGGACCCGTCCTACTATGACCTCGACACGGTGCTGACAGGCATGCAGAGCACCCCCAAGATGGGGCCTTACGATCTGCTGGAGAGCCTTTCCTCTCACGGGCCGACGGCCCTGAGCTCCAGCTCGAGCTGCAGGTCAGACCTGAACGAACTGGACCACATCATGGAGATCATAGTGGGATCCTGA